Proteins from a genomic interval of Amycolatopsis sp. cg13:
- a CDS encoding GH1 family beta-glucosidase, whose product MSAQPIPDVLAFPDAFVWGAATAAFQVEGSTTVDGREASVWDTFAARPGAVAGGDTGDPAADHYRRYADDVALMRSLGLTAYRFSLSWPRILPYGKPEPRGLEFYDRLVDQLLAAGIQPWATLYHWDLPQSLEDRGGWTARDTAYRFAEYAETVAARLGDRVASWSTLNEPWCAAMLGYGSGVHAPGRTSPEGAVAAAHHLLLGHGLAMDVLRQHTSSPSGITLNLYPVVADSADDADAVRRIDGLQNRLFLDPLLRGGYPADLREDLSRFGFDAVVRDGDEAVVGKPIDWLGVNYYRGYRVAGSARAGSTPTGEEWPGAQQVHFVPDLAAPRTHSGWEVQPAGLTESLLQVHRDYPPVPLYVTENGAAYPDVLRDGEISDDDRVAFLDAHLRAAHDALAQGVDLRGYFYWSLLDNFEWAEGYAKRFGLVHVDYRTQRRTPKRSARWYAEVIARNALR is encoded by the coding sequence ATGTCCGCACAGCCGATCCCCGACGTGCTCGCGTTCCCGGACGCGTTCGTCTGGGGCGCCGCCACGGCGGCCTTCCAGGTCGAGGGTTCGACCACAGTGGACGGACGCGAGGCTTCCGTCTGGGACACGTTCGCAGCGCGGCCGGGCGCGGTCGCTGGCGGCGATACCGGCGACCCGGCCGCCGACCACTACCGCCGCTACGCCGACGACGTTGCGTTGATGCGCTCTCTCGGACTCACAGCGTATCGGTTCTCCCTTTCCTGGCCCCGGATCCTGCCCTACGGCAAGCCGGAGCCGCGCGGGCTGGAGTTCTACGACCGGCTCGTGGACCAGTTGCTGGCGGCGGGCATCCAGCCGTGGGCGACGCTGTATCACTGGGATCTTCCGCAGTCGCTTGAGGACCGTGGCGGCTGGACCGCGCGCGACACCGCCTACCGGTTCGCCGAGTACGCCGAGACTGTCGCGGCCCGGCTCGGTGATCGCGTCGCGAGTTGGTCGACACTGAACGAACCGTGGTGCGCGGCAATGCTCGGCTACGGTTCGGGGGTCCACGCGCCCGGCCGGACGTCACCGGAGGGCGCGGTGGCCGCGGCACATCACCTGCTGCTGGGGCACGGGCTGGCGATGGACGTGCTCCGGCAGCACACCAGCTCCCCGTCCGGGATCACGCTGAACCTGTACCCGGTCGTCGCGGACTCAGCCGACGACGCCGACGCCGTCCGCCGGATCGACGGGCTGCAGAACCGGTTGTTCCTCGATCCGCTGCTGCGCGGGGGCTATCCCGCCGACCTGCGCGAGGACCTGTCCCGGTTCGGCTTCGACGCCGTGGTGCGCGACGGCGACGAGGCGGTAGTCGGCAAGCCGATCGATTGGCTGGGCGTCAACTACTACCGCGGGTACCGGGTGGCCGGTTCGGCGCGCGCGGGAAGCACCCCGACGGGCGAAGAATGGCCAGGAGCGCAGCAGGTGCACTTCGTCCCGGACCTGGCCGCGCCGCGCACGCATTCCGGCTGGGAAGTGCAGCCCGCTGGGCTGACCGAATCGCTGCTGCAGGTGCATCGGGATTACCCGCCGGTACCGTTGTACGTCACCGAAAACGGCGCGGCGTATCCGGACGTGCTCCGCGACGGCGAGATCTCCGACGACGATCGTGTCGCTTTTCTCGACGCGCATTTGCGGGCCGCGCACGACGCGCTGGCCCAGGGAGTGGATCTGCGCGGGTATTTCTACTGGTCGTTGCTCGACAATTTCGAATGGGCCGAGGGGTATGCGAAACGGTTCGGCCTGGTGCACGTCGACTACCGGACCCAACGGCGCACGCCGAAGCGCAGCGCGCGGTGGTATGCGGAGGTGATCGCGCGCAACGCGCTCAGGTGA
- a CDS encoding ion transporter, producing MTTGRSAQAELNSGILPGNVRADDWIMLALAVVSTGMLGWLLISPPPPDISHWFFIADCTICAIFFLELLHRWRKQGWRAAFLARTWYEVFAMIPVAHPAFTQNHHVLGVILLIIRLGRAADRAVGEQFTYRLVDKLSEPIVRAIKKPVTIAVLDEVVKVLETGNYPENLAKSLSENKTELRAIITEKISEDPQLGKLRRLPFHDEIVRATVDTSFRVLLEVLLDPRIDDFFSSVVRDNREQIRRAVALGLADVDDSPDEHLLRTRTQRTAAHEYDANHPAK from the coding sequence ATGACCACCGGCCGTTCGGCCCAAGCCGAACTCAACAGCGGCATCCTCCCCGGCAACGTCCGGGCAGACGACTGGATCATGCTCGCCCTAGCCGTAGTCTCCACCGGAATGCTGGGCTGGCTCCTCATCAGCCCGCCCCCGCCGGACATCAGCCACTGGTTCTTCATCGCCGACTGCACCATCTGCGCCATCTTCTTCCTGGAACTCCTCCACCGCTGGCGCAAACAAGGCTGGCGAGCCGCGTTCCTGGCCCGCACCTGGTACGAAGTCTTCGCGATGATCCCGGTAGCCCACCCGGCCTTCACCCAAAACCACCACGTCCTGGGCGTAATCCTCCTGATCATCCGCCTGGGCCGAGCCGCGGACCGAGCCGTGGGCGAGCAATTCACCTACCGCCTGGTGGACAAACTCTCCGAACCCATCGTCCGCGCCATCAAAAAACCAGTGACCATCGCCGTCCTGGACGAGGTGGTCAAGGTCCTGGAAACCGGCAACTACCCCGAAAACCTCGCCAAATCCCTCAGCGAAAACAAGACCGAACTGCGCGCCATCATCACCGAAAAGATCTCCGAGGACCCGCAACTGGGCAAACTGCGCAGGCTCCCGTTCCACGACGAAATCGTCCGCGCCACCGTGGACACGTCCTTCCGGGTCCTCCTGGAAGTCCTCTTGGACCCACGCATCGACGACTTCTTCTCCTCCGTGGTCCGCGACAACCGCGAACAAATCCGCCGCGCGGTCGCACTCGGACTGGCCGATGTGGACGACTCCCCGGACGAACACCTCCTGCGCACCCGCACCCAGCGCACCGCGGCGCACGAGTACGACGCGAACCACCCCGCCAAGTGA